The proteins below are encoded in one region of Ferruginibacter lapsinanis:
- a CDS encoding carbohydrate-binding protein, whose amino-acid sequence MQKILVSLLLSSMVLFSCSKNDVLNDTANETVQPQKNVAARPSALEPIKLYKSWSVNAWVYAGFYTKRKSFYAEVANLAYNKKVSAHHKMADGVWLDIPLKYISSTPYNTEIWGTEYDYSTYITSATLGNEFAMKYEVNQQTYWDNNKGANYTVSGSDGMYLQEGLNVSVDTMMSYFNNYTANNTGASVFNIVTDVRNIAYNKNVNVVYTTDGWKSVKTLPLAFAQYYAIGNGVTLVNPNRFGIERWTSSIAVDPSVQQIQYAVSYKVNGTEYWDNNFGKNYTAILKKY is encoded by the coding sequence ATGCAAAAAATACTTGTATCTCTCCTTTTGTCTTCGATGGTTTTATTTTCATGTTCAAAAAATGACGTTTTAAATGACACTGCTAATGAAACAGTGCAACCACAAAAAAATGTTGCTGCAAGGCCTTCAGCACTGGAACCAATAAAGTTGTATAAATCATGGTCGGTAAATGCCTGGGTATATGCCGGTTTTTATACAAAAAGGAAAAGCTTTTATGCGGAGGTAGCTAATCTTGCTTATAATAAAAAAGTATCGGCACATCATAAAATGGCAGATGGAGTCTGGCTTGATATTCCATTAAAATATATTTCGTCTACACCCTATAATACTGAGATATGGGGAACGGAATATGATTATTCTACTTATATCACTTCTGCCACCTTAGGAAATGAGTTTGCGATGAAGTACGAAGTAAATCAACAAACCTATTGGGACAATAACAAAGGAGCAAATTATACTGTTAGCGGATCGGATGGAATGTATTTACAGGAAGGATTGAATGTTAGTGTTGATACAATGATGTCATATTTTAATAATTACACCGCCAATAATACCGGAGCATCAGTTTTTAATATTGTAACTGATGTTAGAAATATTGCTTACAATAAAAATGTGAATGTGGTTTATACAACCGATGGCTGGAAATCTGTTAAAACTCTTCCATTGGCATTTGCACAATATTATGCAATAGGAAATGGCGTAACGTTGGTCAATCCAAACAGATTCGGTATAGAAAGATGGACTTCGTCTATAGCCGTAGATCCATCCGTACAACAAATACAATATGCGGTTTCATACAAAGTAAATGGAACAGAATATTGGGATAATAATTTTGGAAAGAATTATACAGCAATTCTAAAAAAATATTGA
- a CDS encoding DUF6965 family protein: MTKEYRYKLQKGSKKSLCPECNNKTFVQYIDTNTSDLLPEQYGRCDRESKCSYHLNPYKDGYSKMIFEKERGEYSGNWKPQARKIKHISKPLSFIPIEVFKKTLKPEGYEMNVFIQNILSRVPYPFEMVEVEKIISQYYLGTVCNGYRAGAITFPFIDKGGNVRAIQVKQFDETNHTTGTDFLHSIIEKHQQRKNEALPLWLNDYKNNEKIVSCLFGEHLLNKHSLNPIALVEAPKTAVYCSLYFGLPESPENLLWLAVYNLSSLNLDKCKALQGKDVYLFPDLSKDGKSFELWSNKAKELTNLLPGTRFIVSDLLETFAPTELKEKGADIADVLIKMDWRKFKPGKVEALPSIEQPKLKPIPKSEKGENSEAPKQTYFFNKQDAEPLKKESWGYDIAALENYFAGIVLPKKPVKFKQGETIKNISLFIETHFLTIKRYEGNETFLPYLNRLQELKHYLIINAN; encoded by the coding sequence ATGACAAAAGAATACAGATATAAATTACAGAAAGGCAGCAAAAAAAGCCTTTGCCCTGAATGTAATAACAAAACCTTTGTACAATACATAGACACCAATACAAGCGACTTATTGCCGGAACAATACGGACGCTGCGACCGTGAAAGTAAATGTTCTTACCACCTCAACCCATACAAAGACGGTTATTCAAAAATGATATTTGAAAAGGAACGGGGCGAATATTCGGGCAACTGGAAACCACAGGCAAGAAAAATAAAGCACATTTCAAAGCCCCTTTCCTTTATACCGATTGAAGTATTTAAGAAAACATTAAAGCCTGAAGGTTATGAAATGAATGTTTTTATTCAAAACATTTTAAGCCGTGTTCCTTACCCATTTGAAATGGTTGAAGTTGAAAAGATAATTTCTCAATATTACTTAGGTACTGTTTGCAATGGTTACAGGGCTGGGGCAATTACTTTTCCTTTCATTGATAAAGGCGGAAACGTCCGGGCAATTCAAGTAAAGCAATTTGACGAAACAAACCACACCACCGGAACAGATTTTTTACATTCAATAATTGAGAAACACCAACAAAGGAAAAATGAAGCTTTGCCACTTTGGTTGAACGATTATAAAAACAATGAAAAAATTGTTTCGTGCTTGTTTGGTGAACACCTTTTAAATAAGCACTCACTAAACCCGATTGCTTTGGTTGAAGCCCCTAAAACAGCCGTTTATTGTTCTTTGTATTTTGGTTTACCTGAAAGCCCCGAAAATTTACTTTGGTTAGCAGTTTACAATTTGTCAAGTCTGAATTTAGATAAATGCAAAGCCCTACAAGGCAAAGATGTTTATTTGTTTCCTGATCTTTCCAAAGACGGCAAATCATTTGAACTTTGGAGCAATAAGGCAAAAGAACTTACTAACCTTTTACCGGGTACACGGTTTATTGTTTCCGATCTATTAGAAACATTTGCACCAACTGAACTAAAAGAAAAGGGGGCGGATATTGCAGACGTACTTATAAAAATGGATTGGCGAAAATTTAAACCCGGTAAAGTTGAAGCATTGCCCTCCATTGAACAGCCTAAACTTAAACCAATACCCAAAAGTGAAAAAGGTGAAAATAGTGAAGCCCCTAAACAAACTTATTTTTTTAATAAACAAGATGCTGAACCACTTAAAAAAGAAAGTTGGGGGTATGATATTGCAGCCCTTGAAAATTACTTTGCCGGAATAGTATTACCAAAGAAGCCTGTCAAATTTAAGCAGGGCGAAACAATTAAAAATATTTCTCTTTTCATTGAAACCCACTTTTTAACAATCAAAAGATATGAAGGCAATGAAACGTTTTTACCTTATCTCAACCGGTTACAGGAACTAAAACATTATCTAATTATAAATGCTAATTAA
- the hflX gene encoding GTPase HflX: MIEKKQQIKREDKTVLVGVITSDQTEQQLTEYLDELAFLAETAGVIAVKRFTQKLAHPDSKTFVGKGKLEEIRKYVSMNREVELVIFDDELTGSQIQHIEKALGVKTIDRSDLILDIFASRAKTAQAKTQVELAQYQYILPRLKGMWKHLERQGGGVGTRGPGETEIETDRRIVKDKISLLRKRLLEIDKQSFTQRKERGEFIRVSLVGYTNVGKSTIMNLLSKSEVFAENKLFATLDTTTRKVVFEQTPFLLSDTVGFIRKLPHHLVESFKSTLDEVREADILLHVVDISHPQYEEQLAVVNKTLAELGAAEKPTVTIFNKMDKYEDQVFDEWLEEGVKKEILADLKQRWQNETKDNCVFVSALAKTNIDNLRQTILNKVREMYRIRYPYKAEFFY, translated from the coding sequence TTGATAGAAAAAAAACAACAGATAAAACGGGAGGATAAAACGGTGCTGGTTGGTGTTATTACATCCGATCAGACTGAGCAACAGTTGACAGAATACCTGGATGAGTTGGCTTTTTTGGCTGAAACAGCAGGTGTGATCGCAGTAAAGAGGTTCACACAAAAATTAGCACATCCGGATAGTAAAACATTTGTAGGAAAGGGTAAACTGGAAGAGATCAGGAAATACGTGAGTATGAATAGAGAGGTTGAACTGGTGATCTTTGATGATGAACTGACGGGCTCTCAGATCCAGCATATTGAGAAAGCGTTGGGAGTAAAAACCATCGATCGCAGTGATTTGATATTGGACATCTTTGCCAGCAGGGCAAAAACGGCGCAAGCCAAAACGCAGGTAGAACTGGCGCAATACCAATATATTTTACCCCGACTAAAAGGTATGTGGAAGCATCTGGAAAGACAGGGGGGGGGCGTAGGAACAAGGGGGCCAGGTGAAACAGAGATAGAAACGGATAGACGTATTGTAAAAGATAAGATCAGTTTATTACGTAAACGTCTACTCGAAATTGACAAACAATCTTTTACTCAAAGAAAAGAAAGAGGTGAATTTATACGAGTGTCATTAGTGGGATATACTAATGTGGGTAAATCAACCATAATGAATCTGTTAAGCAAGAGCGAAGTGTTTGCAGAAAATAAATTATTTGCAACATTAGATACTACCACCAGAAAAGTAGTGTTTGAACAAACCCCTTTTTTATTGAGTGATACAGTAGGGTTTATCCGAAAGCTGCCGCATCATCTGGTAGAAAGTTTTAAAAGCACATTGGATGAGGTAAGAGAGGCTGATATTTTATTGCATGTAGTTGATATTTCTCATCCACAATATGAAGAACAATTGGCAGTGGTAAATAAAACCCTCGCCGAGTTAGGAGCCGCTGAAAAGCCAACCGTTACTATTTTCAATAAAATGGATAAGTATGAAGACCAGGTATTCGATGAATGGTTGGAAGAAGGCGTAAAAAAAGAGATATTGGCAGATCTGAAACAACGCTGGCAAAATGAGACAAAAGATAATTGTGTATTTGTATCGGCACTGGCCAAAACTAACATTGATAACCTCCGCCAAACGATTTTAAACAAGGTAAGGGAGATGTACCGCATCAGGTACCCGTATAAAGCGGAGTTTTTTTATTAA
- a CDS encoding SOS response-associated peptidase yields the protein MCNYMGHRVTKQQYIRLKQIEKQFGIAAALEVLKSGFEYGDWAVIVPNEDKTNFDIKMMHWEFIPNYINSIEDLKLVRKGINPRTKERQAAIPWLNAKSENLLINSSGKKAMWADAARKKRCLVLATHFFEWRHYKPHDSKKEFTYPYLIDFYNEDEPMYMAGIYNTWTDKVTGETMDTFAIVTTEANELMSIIHNSKKRQPTILTEDLAYEWLMNDLTDERILEIAKYQLPSDFMIAHTIDRDFRTNPDPLQPFDYYELPDLDLAT from the coding sequence ATGTGTAATTACATGGGGCATAGGGTCACTAAACAACAGTACATAAGGTTAAAACAAATTGAAAAACAATTTGGCATTGCTGCAGCTTTAGAAGTTTTAAAGAGTGGGTTTGAATATGGGGATTGGGCTGTTATTGTTCCAAATGAAGATAAAACCAATTTCGATATTAAAATGATGCATTGGGAGTTTATACCTAACTACATTAATTCAATTGAGGATTTAAAACTTGTAAGGAAAGGGATTAATCCAAGGACAAAAGAAAGACAGGCAGCAATACCGTGGTTAAATGCTAAATCAGAAAACTTACTTATAAATTCATCGGGAAAAAAAGCAATGTGGGCAGATGCAGCCCGTAAAAAAAGATGTTTAGTCCTGGCTACTCATTTTTTTGAATGGAGGCACTATAAACCTCATGACTCAAAAAAGGAATTTACATACCCATACTTGATAGATTTTTACAATGAAGATGAGCCTATGTACATGGCGGGGATTTATAATACATGGACTGACAAAGTAACCGGGGAAACAATGGATACATTTGCTATAGTTACAACTGAGGCTAATGAGTTAATGTCTATTATTCATAATTCAAAAAAAAGACAGCCTACAATATTGACCGAAGATTTAGCCTATGAATGGTTAATGAATGATTTAACAGACGAAAGAATTTTAGAAATAGCTAAGTATCAGTTACCATCTGATTTTATGATTGCTCATACAATTGATCGGGATTTCAGAACAAACCCAGACCCCCTTCAACCTTTTGATTATTACGAATTACCTGATTTAGATTTAGCAACATGA
- a CDS encoding Ig-like domain-containing protein yields MKLIHYLTLVAIASVAFIVGCKKDTFVETVGLCPVVVSTNPANAAIGVPVDELISATFNEEINPATITETSFTVEGPTAVSGSLSYSGTTAYFRPSASLLPNTTYTGKITTEVKDLKGNALQVDHIWTFSTGATMAPTVISTDPEDNATGVFLNKIVSATFSMPMNFSTINASTFTLKQGSINISGTFSNSGSTVFFNPDVDLSPDKVYTATITTGAKNTIGTSLTNNYTWSFTTGTITAPTVITTDPVNNATGVPLNKVVTASFSMLMDASTINNSTFSLKQGATSVAGIVSYTGTTLSFTPTNPLTANTVYTATITTGAKNISGTPLANNYSWTFTTISTGAPTVISTDPVNNATGVVVNKIVTATFNTAMDPLTINTTTFTLKKGTTLIPGVVSYSGTTASFKPSINLSAGTTYTATITTGAKNTSGTGLVNNYVWTFTTGVTIAPTVISTDPANNATGVTLNKIITATFSMPMNPLTINSATFIVKQGSASVAGTVSYSGSTASFTPNSNLLSNTTYTATITTGAMNMSGVAMANNYTWSFSTKPSAGAPFVNLNSVARFGIIAGVGVMNNAGFSQIRNMDVGISPGVRSSITGFPPAIVVNGAIYASDDVAPPGVAAMLSQAKIDLTNAYLFAEGATSPAPVTVAGDQGGKTLAPGIYKSTSTLLVQNGDLTLDAQGDANAVWIFQVAAAFTTVGGAGGNIILSGGAQAKNIFWQTGSSATIGDNTSFKGNVLALTSITMNSNATAVGRMLARNGSVVLTSTNIITKP; encoded by the coding sequence ATGAAACTAATACATTATTTAACATTGGTTGCAATAGCATCAGTTGCGTTTATTGTTGGCTGTAAGAAAGATACATTTGTTGAAACAGTTGGACTTTGTCCGGTTGTAGTATCTACAAATCCTGCGAATGCCGCCATAGGTGTTCCTGTAGACGAGCTGATTTCTGCAACATTCAATGAAGAGATCAATCCGGCAACAATTACCGAAACGTCATTTACAGTAGAGGGACCTACAGCAGTGTCGGGTTCTCTTTCATATAGTGGAACTACTGCTTACTTCAGGCCATCTGCTTCTCTTTTGCCTAATACTACGTATACAGGAAAAATTACAACGGAAGTTAAAGATCTGAAAGGAAATGCCTTACAGGTTGATCATATCTGGACCTTCAGTACTGGCGCAACGATGGCTCCTACAGTAATTTCTACTGATCCGGAAGACAATGCTACCGGCGTATTTCTGAATAAAATTGTTAGTGCAACGTTTAGCATGCCGATGAATTTTTCTACGATCAATGCTTCAACCTTTACTTTAAAGCAAGGGTCAATAAATATATCAGGAACATTTTCAAATTCAGGATCAACTGTATTTTTTAATCCTGATGTTGATCTGAGTCCCGATAAAGTATATACGGCTACGATTACAACCGGAGCTAAAAATACTATTGGCACTTCGTTGACAAATAACTATACATGGTCATTCACAACCGGAACAATTACAGCGCCTACAGTGATTACTACCGATCCTGTGAATAATGCTACAGGAGTACCATTGAATAAAGTTGTTACAGCATCATTTAGTATGTTGATGGATGCTTCTACAATTAATAATTCAACTTTTAGTTTAAAGCAAGGCGCTACATCAGTGGCAGGAATAGTTTCATACACAGGAACAACTCTGTCCTTTACGCCTACCAATCCTTTAACGGCAAATACTGTGTATACCGCTACTATTACTACAGGAGCAAAGAATATATCAGGTACGCCGTTGGCAAATAATTATAGCTGGACCTTTACAACTATATCTACTGGTGCACCTACGGTTATTTCTACCGATCCGGTAAACAATGCAACAGGTGTTGTAGTCAATAAAATTGTTACCGCTACTTTCAACACAGCAATGGATCCATTGACCATTAACACAACAACTTTTACATTAAAGAAAGGGACTACGTTGATTCCGGGAGTTGTTTCATACTCAGGTACAACAGCTTCTTTTAAACCTTCGATAAATCTTTCTGCAGGTACAACCTATACCGCTACTATTACTACTGGAGCTAAGAATACATCTGGTACCGGTCTTGTAAATAATTATGTATGGACCTTTACAACTGGAGTAACAATAGCACCTACAGTTATTTCTACTGATCCGGCAAACAATGCTACCGGAGTTACACTAAATAAAATTATAACAGCAACTTTCAGTATGCCAATGAATCCGTTAACAATAAACAGTGCAACATTTATTGTGAAACAAGGATCAGCATCTGTAGCAGGGACAGTGTCATATTCAGGTTCAACAGCTTCGTTTACTCCTAACAGTAATCTTTTATCAAATACAACTTACACTGCTACCATTACAACAGGAGCAATGAATATGTCAGGAGTTGCTATGGCAAATAATTATACCTGGAGTTTTTCAACTAAGCCATCGGCCGGAGCGCCATTTGTAAATCTTAATTCGGTAGCTCGTTTTGGAATTATCGCCGGCGTAGGTGTGATGAACAATGCAGGATTTAGTCAGATACGTAACATGGATGTAGGTATAAGTCCGGGTGTTCGTTCTTCCATAACAGGGTTTCCTCCGGCTATAGTTGTAAACGGGGCGATCTATGCCTCAGATGATGTTGCGCCTCCGGGTGTTGCTGCTATGTTATCACAAGCTAAAATAGATTTAACCAACGCATATCTTTTTGCCGAAGGAGCAACTTCTCCTGCACCGGTTACAGTAGCCGGCGATCAGGGAGGGAAAACATTAGCACCGGGTATTTATAAATCAACATCAACTCTGTTAGTACAAAATGGAGATCTGACATTAGATGCACAAGGAGATGCCAATGCTGTTTGGATATTTCAGGTAGCAGCAGCTTTTACAACTGTTGGAGGAGCTGGTGGAAATATTATTCTTAGTGGAGGAGCTCAGGCAAAAAATATTTTCTGGCAAACTGGTAGTTCTGCTACCATCGGAGATAATACTTCGTTCAAAGGAAATGTATTGGCTTTAACATCTATAACAATGAATTCGAATGCAACAGCGGTGGGAAGAATGCTTGCAAGAAACGGGTCAGTAGTTCTAACCAGTACAAATATTATCACTAAGCCTTAA
- a CDS encoding peptidylprolyl isomerase: protein MKHIFLFFISHSLFLVSQAQQQKVVADKIIAVVGNKIVLKSEIDNTISDMKRQGVEVPDNAECLTLEQAMGVKALVLQAEKDSIPVSDEEVAADIDNQIRYFINAYGSKEELEKISGKSIYQIKEDFKEGFRDRKLAAAMRNKIVDGIRITPNEVKIYFDKLPKDSLAFYESELEIGQIAVYPKASRDAEEYAVEQLKEFKQQIESGKKDFCRLAALYSEDPGSKDKCGEYEINRSEKQWDPLFMAKAFSLKEGQISAPFKTRFGYHIIQLVSRSGDDAVVRHILKIPQVTAVELKTAVQKLDSVRDKLVTGKIQFGEAVSKYSDDESSKFTGGRKQNAEGSTYLTIDQLDKDMIPAIKNLVPGQYSKPTEFTDERGKKGIRIVYLISKTEPHRENLKDDYGKLAARALEDKKGEALDNWFNKKILGYYIKVDEQYKSCPEISKWVKASAVNVN from the coding sequence ATGAAGCACATTTTCTTATTCTTTATTTCTCATTCCTTATTCCTTGTTTCTCAGGCACAGCAGCAAAAAGTAGTGGCAGATAAAATTATTGCCGTGGTAGGTAATAAAATTGTTTTAAAAAGTGAGATCGACAATACGATTTCAGACATGAAACGTCAGGGAGTGGAAGTACCTGATAATGCAGAGTGTTTAACACTTGAACAGGCAATGGGTGTAAAAGCATTGGTATTACAGGCAGAAAAGGATTCCATCCCGGTATCAGATGAAGAAGTCGCAGCAGATATTGATAATCAAATAAGATATTTTATAAATGCTTATGGCTCTAAAGAAGAGCTAGAAAAAATCTCAGGCAAATCGATCTATCAGATAAAAGAAGATTTTAAAGAAGGGTTTAGAGATAGAAAATTAGCAGCGGCTATGCGTAATAAAATTGTTGATGGCATACGCATTACTCCTAATGAAGTAAAAATTTATTTCGATAAATTACCTAAAGACAGTTTGGCGTTTTACGAAAGCGAATTGGAAATAGGACAAATAGCTGTTTATCCAAAAGCAAGCAGGGATGCAGAAGAATACGCAGTGGAACAATTGAAAGAGTTCAAGCAACAAATAGAAAGCGGAAAAAAAGATTTTTGCAGGTTAGCTGCATTGTATTCTGAGGATCCGGGAAGTAAAGACAAATGTGGCGAGTATGAGATCAATAGGAGTGAAAAGCAATGGGACCCTCTTTTTATGGCAAAAGCGTTTTCGTTGAAAGAAGGGCAAATATCAGCTCCGTTTAAAACCCGTTTCGGTTATCATATTATACAATTGGTAAGCCGTTCCGGAGATGATGCAGTAGTAAGGCATATCCTTAAAATACCACAAGTAACGGCGGTAGAATTAAAAACAGCCGTTCAAAAATTAGATAGTGTAAGAGATAAATTGGTGACTGGTAAAATTCAATTCGGCGAAGCGGTTTCTAAATACAGTGATGATGAAAGTAGTAAGTTTACGGGAGGTAGAAAACAAAATGCTGAAGGCAGTACCTATTTAACGATCGATCAACTGGATAAGGATATGATACCGGCAATTAAAAATCTGGTTCCGGGGCAATACTCAAAACCAACAGAGTTCACTGATGAAAGAGGGAAAAAAGGAATCCGTATCGTTTATCTGATCTCAAAAACAGAACCACACAGAGAAAATCTGAAAGATGATTATGGTAAGCTGGCTGCAAGAGCATTGGAAGACAAGAAAGGCGAAGCCCTGGATAATTGGTTCAACAAAAAAATATTAGGTTATTATATTAAGGTAGATGAACAGTATAAAAGTTGCCCTGAAATATCAAAATGGGTAAAAGCTTCTGCCGTTAATGTAAATTAA
- a CDS encoding DNA primase family protein: MEAIKINPAFSDLNNSATLLNHLQVLVKKNEPTPHTEILNQLVEQFEPLDFEALAFPEVEKLRKQLETLNPESEQKKEVVKQLDKLKINAKHYLVLSIENTIAIAERNHWGLCKNMEFIYLYNGAYWTYIEKEVFQKFLGEAAEKMNVAKFTARFYEFREKLIKQFISTAYLPTPETTKEAVYINLKNGTFEVTHKGTKLRQFDRGDFLTYQLPFDYNPEAKAPLFISYLNKVLPDIERQKVLAEFLGFVFIKNGNNSVKEEKALILYGTGANGKSVFFEIVNALLGVENVCSYSLQSLTDATGYFRAMIANKLVNYASEINGNLETSIFKQLVSGEPVEARLPYGKPMQIKQYAKLIFNCNELPKEVEHTNAYFRRFLIIPFDVTIPEAEQDKQLHTKIIESELSGVFNWVLEGLNRLLLQKKFSDCEAAKKAVEQYKTLSDSVKLFIEENNFKPSPSDYKVIKDLYTAYRSFCIDDGFKPVNKTNFIKRLQSFGVTVEKRNIGNVAFLTLENEAF; this comes from the coding sequence ATGGAAGCTATAAAGATTAACCCAGCATTTAGCGATCTTAATAATTCAGCAACTTTATTAAACCACCTTCAGGTATTAGTAAAGAAAAATGAACCGACACCACACACGGAAATTTTAAACCAATTAGTTGAACAGTTTGAACCGTTGGACTTTGAAGCCTTAGCCTTTCCAGAAGTTGAGAAATTAAGAAAGCAACTTGAAACACTTAACCCTGAAAGTGAGCAAAAAAAAGAAGTAGTAAAGCAATTGGATAAATTAAAAATAAATGCAAAACACTACTTAGTATTATCGATTGAAAACACAATAGCAATTGCAGAAAGAAACCATTGGGGCTTATGTAAGAACATGGAATTTATTTACCTATACAATGGGGCTTACTGGACATACATTGAAAAAGAAGTTTTCCAAAAGTTTTTAGGTGAAGCAGCCGAAAAAATGAATGTAGCAAAATTCACAGCACGGTTTTATGAATTTCGTGAAAAGTTAATTAAACAATTTATTTCAACTGCGTACTTGCCAACACCCGAAACAACTAAAGAAGCGGTTTATATCAATTTGAAAAATGGAACTTTTGAAGTAACACACAAAGGAACTAAACTAAGGCAATTTGATCGGGGCGACTTTCTTACATATCAATTGCCATTTGATTACAACCCTGAAGCTAAAGCCCCCTTGTTTATATCTTACTTGAACAAAGTATTACCCGATATTGAAAGGCAAAAAGTACTTGCCGAATTTTTGGGCTTTGTATTTATTAAGAACGGCAACAATTCAGTAAAAGAGGAAAAGGCTTTAATACTTTACGGAACTGGAGCAAATGGCAAGTCTGTATTTTTTGAAATTGTAAATGCTTTGTTGGGGGTTGAAAACGTTTGCAGTTATTCTTTACAAAGCCTTACTGATGCAACCGGATATTTTAGAGCAATGATTGCAAACAAACTTGTAAACTATGCAAGTGAAATAAACGGTAATCTTGAAACTTCAATTTTCAAACAATTGGTTTCAGGTGAACCGGTTGAAGCCCGTTTGCCTTATGGCAAACCAATGCAGATAAAACAGTATGCAAAACTAATTTTCAACTGTAACGAATTACCGAAAGAAGTTGAACACACAAACGCTTATTTCAGACGGTTTTTAATTATTCCATTTGATGTTACAATACCTGAAGCGGAGCAAGATAAACAACTACATACAAAGATTATTGAAAGTGAACTTTCGGGAGTTTTCAACTGGGTGTTAGAAGGGCTTAACAGGCTATTATTACAAAAGAAATTTTCAGATTGCGAAGCAGCAAAAAAAGCGGTTGAACAATACAAAACCCTTTCAGATAGTGTAAAGCTTTTTATTGAGGAAAACAATTTCAAACCTAGCCCCAGCGACTACAAGGTTATAAAAGACCTTTATACAGCTTACCGTTCCTTTTGTATAGATGACGGGTTTAAGCCGGTAAACAAAACCAATTTTATTAAAAGGCTGCAAAGTTTTGGGGTAACGGTTGAGAAAAGGAATATTGGAAATGTAGCTTTTCTTACCCTTGAAAATGAAGCTTTTTAG
- a CDS encoding helix-turn-helix domain-containing protein produces MEITFENLPKALSLLSNEVSEIKRLLLSKSNESVPETDQLLTVQDAAKFLTLSVPTVYSLISKNALPCMKRSKRVYFSKIELINYLKQGKKKTVSELAVETDNFLSKKKEVRNA; encoded by the coding sequence ATGGAAATTACTTTTGAAAATTTACCCAAAGCCCTTAGTTTACTTTCAAATGAAGTAAGCGAAATAAAAAGACTACTATTATCCAAGAGCAACGAAAGCGTGCCTGAAACTGACCAGCTTTTAACTGTTCAGGATGCTGCAAAATTCCTGACCCTTTCCGTTCCTACGGTGTACTCTCTTATTTCCAAAAACGCACTCCCTTGCATGAAGCGAAGTAAACGGGTTTACTTTTCAAAAATTGAATTAATTAATTATTTAAAACAAGGAAAGAAAAAAACGGTTTCTGAATTGGCAGTGGAAACCGATAATTTTTTGAGCAAAAAAAAGGAGGTTAGAAATGCGTAA
- a CDS encoding tyrosine-type recombinase/integrase has protein sequence MFEDIYLENRDAADSIAFGFDKYIKELKEEKRIGTAVSYEVAKKSIESFKKGLKYADITKPLLMQYENWMLEKEKSKTTVGIYLRSLRAIFNRASIDKSLYPFGEGKGKYSIPTSKNIKKALTLQEIAQIFHYETKPGTTEAMAKDYWIFIYLCNGLNVKDLCLLKRKNIEGDILKYERAKTKRNKKDSEKIVVSLKPEAKAVIQSWGVPSINPESYVFPHLQKGMTAERERKVIQQLTKTINKYMKLIAKDLKINKEVTTYFARHSFATVLRNSGVSMEFISEALGHSDMKTTKSYLAGFEVEKIHETTNALTAFAK, from the coding sequence ATGTTTGAAGATATTTATTTAGAAAATAGAGATGCGGCGGATAGCATAGCATTTGGATTTGATAAATACATAAAGGAATTAAAAGAGGAAAAAAGGATTGGTACGGCTGTAAGTTATGAAGTTGCTAAAAAAAGTATTGAAAGTTTTAAAAAGGGTTTGAAGTATGCAGATATTACAAAGCCCCTATTAATGCAATATGAAAATTGGATGTTGGAAAAAGAGAAAAGTAAAACTACTGTTGGAATTTATTTAAGAAGTTTAAGAGCAATATTTAATAGGGCAAGTATTGACAAAAGCCTTTACCCCTTTGGCGAAGGCAAGGGTAAATATTCAATACCTACAAGTAAGAACATTAAAAAAGCTTTAACCCTTCAGGAAATTGCTCAAATATTCCATTATGAAACTAAACCCGGAACTACTGAAGCAATGGCAAAAGATTACTGGATTTTCATTTACCTATGCAATGGGTTAAATGTAAAAGACCTTTGTTTATTAAAACGGAAAAATATTGAAGGCGACATATTGAAATATGAAAGGGCAAAGACTAAGCGAAACAAAAAAGACAGCGAAAAAATAGTAGTATCATTAAAGCCTGAAGCAAAGGCAGTAATACAAAGCTGGGGCGTTCCTTCAATCAACCCTGAAAGCTATGTTTTTCCTCACCTTCAAAAAGGAATGACAGCCGAAAGAGAAAGAAAGGTAATACAGCAACTTACCAAAACGATCAACAAGTACATGAAACTAATTGCGAAAGATCTTAAAATAAATAAAGAAGTAACTACCTATTTTGCCCGACATAGTTTTGCAACCGTTTTAAGAAATTCAGGGGTAAGCATGGAATTTATTAGCGAAGCTTTAGGACATAGCGACATGAAAACAACTAAAAGCTATCTTGCCGGATTTGAGGTTGAAAAAATACATGAAACTACAAATGCTTTAACTGCATTTGCAAAATAG